AGACGCAGCGTATTGGCGCGGCCTCGCGTGACATGCTGCTCGTCCTTCGTGATGCGGTAACTCGGGCACATGGTCCCCGCGTCGAACTTGCGGCAATGGCCGTTGTTATTGCACATCTCGACGGCTTTCGCGAGGCCGCCGGTACGATCGCCACCGGAACCCGCAACGCCTTCGATGCCTGTCGATGGATCGCGCGTCACGTTCCATGCGGACCAGTCGAGTTGCGTCGTGGTCTCCCGCTCGCGATACGCCGGCGGAAATCGGAACAGCGTGGCATCGTCCATCTTCGGCGGCGCGACGATACGGTCCGGACTCATGCGGTTATCCGGATCGAAGAGCCGCTTGATGTCGCGAAACGCTTCATTGATGCGGGGCCCGTATTGCCACGCGACCCATTCGCCACGGCACAGACCATCGCCATGTTCGCCCGAATAAGCGCCCTTGTATTCCCGCACCATCGCCGCGGCCTCTTCGGCGATCGCGCGCATCTTCAGCGCGCCGTCGCGCCGCATATCGAGAATGGGCCGTACATGCAACGTACCGACGCTTGCATGTGCATACCATGTGCCCTCCGTGCCGTGCTTTCTGAAGACGTCAGTCAGACGGCTCGTGTAGTGCGCGAGATGCTCGAGTGGAACGGCGCAATCCTCGATGAAGGACACAGGCTTGCCATCGCCCTTCATGCTCATCATGATGTTGAGCCCTGCCTTGCGTACTTCCCACAGCGCCTTTTGAGGGCCGGCGTCAGGCATCTGCACAACCGATCCAGGCAAGCCCAGGTCGCCCATCAACTCGACCTGCTGCGCGAGCTTCATCAACTGCATGTCGCGATCGGCGCCTGCGAATTCCACGAGCAGCACCGCTTCGGGATTGCCGACCAGCGCCTTCTCGATGACCGGACGAAACGACGGATTGGACATCGCGAGGTCGATCATCGTTCGATCGACGAGTTCGACCGCAACCGGCCCGAGCTTCACGATGTGCTGCGTCATGTCCATCGCGTCGTAGAAGCTCGGGAAGTTGACGACGCCGAGCGTCTTATGCGCAGGAATTGGCGAGAGCTTGAGCGTCAATTGCCGGCTGAATGCAAGTGTGCCCTCAGAGCCGACCAGCAGGTTGGCAAGGTTCGGCTCACCGTCGCTGAAAGGCAGCGGGCTCTGGCAATCAAAGAGATCGAGGTTGTAGCCCGCGACGCGCCTCAGTACCTTCGGGACGCGCTCGCGCAGTTCATCGTGCTCGCGCGTAGCGATGCTGCGCACTCCGTCGATGAGGTCGCGCATGCGTGCATCGAATTGCATCGCGGATAGCTTGCCAAAACGCGCTTCATGCCCATCAGCGAGGATCGCGTCGATCGACTCGACGTTGTGCACCATGATGCCGTATTCCATCGAGCGCGAGCCGCATGAGTTATTCCCGGCCATGCCGCCTATCGTGCATTGCGCGCTCGTCGATACGTCGACCGGAAACCACAAGCCATGCGGCCTGAGCCAGGCATTCAAATGATCGAGTACGACGCCCGGCTCGACAGTCACCGTGCGAGCGTCTTTGTCGAAACGAACGATATTGTTGAGCCACTTCGTCGTGTCGATGACGAGCGCCTCGCCGACGGTCTGTCCGCATTGACTCGTTCCCGCGCCGCGTGCGAGGACGCTCGCGCCCTGTGCACGCGCGATGTCGAGGGCGACGCGCAGATCGTCCTGATCTCTCGGGACCACGACGCCGACCGGCATGATCTGGTAGATGGATGCATCGGTCGCATAGCGCCCGCGCGAGGCGCGATCGAACAGCACATCCCCCTTCAACTCGCGCTGCAAGCGCGCCTGCAGCGGCGTAGGCGCCGAGGCGACCCGCGCTCGCGCCGAGGCGGGCACCAGATGTATCGGCTTGACTAGACGGTCGGTGGTTGAGTTGAGCATCGTCGCTATCGCTGAAGGGCCTTGGACTTTCGAATGCGTAATGCGTAATGCCTAATTCCTAATGCATCATTCGAAATGCAGCTGAACCGGAGGTAGGCCGTCGATTGCGCCGATGGCTGTGCCTGGTCGGTCGGGGAACGCCATGCCGGTGTAAGAACCGGCTGTGATCGCTACGCCCTTCTCCACGGCGAGGCCGCAGGACACCGCGTGGTTGATGGTCCATGCAAGCAGCCGCCGCGGGTCGCCGGCGGGATTCGCGGGCGTTGCGTCGAAGAGCGGCCGGCCGTCGTACGTAAAGGCCATCGTCGGCGATACGAAGGGGAACGACTCGTCATACGGCACGCCTTCGCCGAGCACCAACGCGCCGTGATTCTGCAGATCCGCGAGTTGCCAGAGTTTGTCGACATCCGGCCATCCGGCGAAGCGGCTTGCGACGACTTCGATGGCCGAATGAATGCAATCTATAGCGGCCAGCACTTGCGCGTCGTCGTACGGACCGCTACCCGCTTCGAAGCGCCGGTTGAACGTGAACGCCACTTCGAGTTCCAGCGCGGCCTTACCGAAGGCCTGCATCGAAAGGCGCGCGCCCGAGCGATGCACGCCGTCCGCCGGCAGAAGCGCAGCCTGAATGGGACCGTCCGTCGATTTGGCACCCACCTTCCAGCCGCCGATGACACCTGCATGACCGGCATCCGCGACGCCTGCGCCGACCGCGCACAATGTCGCCTCTTGCACAGCGTAGGCTTCGTCGGCGCTCGTTGGTCGCGCGCCTTCGGGCAAGGTGTCGAGCTTCGCGCGATGCGCCTTTGCTTGCACCAAGAGGCGAGCGGCAGCCGCAGCGTCGAACCGGGCGCTCACGCGGCCACCTTCAATTCGGGCTTCGCGATATGGCTCGTCAGATGGCTCATCGCTGCGGCCACGCCGCTGTCTTTCAGTGGTACGCCCGCGAGATTCAGTCCCATTTCGCAGCCCGTTAGCGCGGCCATCAGCGTGAGGTCGTTGCAGTCGCCCAGGTGCCCGATGCGGAACATGCGACCCCTCAGCTTGCCGAGGCCCGTGCCCAGCGACATGTCGAAGTGCTCGTAGATAAGCTTGCGGACAGAGTCGGCATCGACGCCTTCCGGCATCATCACGCCCGTGAGCACCGGCGAGTAGACGGCGGGATCGGCACATTGAATCTCGAGTCCCCACGCCGTGACCGCGGAACGGCACGCCGCCGCTAGCCGCTGATGCCGCGCGAACACATTGTCGAGCCCTTCCCCGAGAATCATGTCCAGCGCTTCGAGGAGGCCGTACAGCAGGTTCGTGTTCGGCGTGTAGGGCCAATAGCCCTGCTTGTTCATTTCGATGATCTCTTTCCAGTCCCAGAACGCGCGCGGCAGCTTGGCCTCGTTCGATGCCTCGAGCGCCTTTTGCGAGACCGCGTTGAAGCTGATGCCCGGCGGAAGCATCAAGCCTTTCTGCGAGCCCGACACGGTGACGTCGACGCCCCATTCGTCGTGGCGGTAATCGGCGGATGCAAGGCCCGAGATGGTATCGACGAGGAGCAGCGCGGGATGGCCCGCGGCATCCATTGCGCGGCGCACTGCGGCGATGTCGGAGGTCACGCCGGTCGACGTCTCGTTATGAACGACGCAGACGGCCTTGATCGCATGCTGCGTGTCTTCGCGCAGGCGCTTCTCGATCACGTCGGGCTGCACGCCGCGACGCCAGCCTTCGATGCCCGGCAACCCCAAAAACTCGGGCTTCAGGCCGAGTTTCTCGGCCATCTTCTTCCATAGGCTCGCGAAGTGGCCCGTCTCGTACATGAGGACGGCATCGCCCGGACTCAGCGTATTGGAGAGCGCCGCTTCCCACGCGCCCGTTCCCGACGCCGGATAGATCACGACCGGTTGCGTCGTTTTGAAGATCCGCTTGATGCCGTCCAGCACTTTCAGGCCGAGTGCGCCGAACTCCGGACCGCGATGGTCGATCGTCGGGTAGCTCATTGCACGCAGAATGCGATCGGGCACCGGACTCGGCCCTGGAATCTGCAAAAAGTGACGGCCAGCGGGATGAAAGTCGAGCGTCAGCATCAGTGCGCGTCCTCAAAAATTGAATTTTGCATGCAAAATACTCTAACGCAGTGACTCGCGCCGGCAAAGGATTTATTAGGCCGAATGGGCTAGGGATAACCCGTTAGCGGTTTTTCAGCCATTCCGTGAGCTAGAATTACCGAAACGAATTTCGAGGTATTGAATGCAAAACCTGGATATACCGGAATCGCGCTTGCCGTCCGCTCTGTTGCCCAAGCTCGAACGGCTACGGCTTCACGACACCGTGGTGGACAACCTGCGCGGCTTCATTGTCGAGGGCTTGCTCGCGCCGGGAGTCAAGCTCAACGAGCGCACGCTCTGCGAGAAACTCGGCATCTCGCGGACACCGCTGCGTGAAGCACTCAAGGTCCTGGCGGCCGAAGGGCTGATCGAGATAGCGCCTAACAGAGGCGCCTCCGTCGCGCAGATGAGCGACCTCGAGATTCGAGAGATGTTCGAACTGATGAGCGGGCTCGAAGCGTTTTCCGGTGAACTGGCTTGCGAACGCATCACGCCTGCCGAGATTGCGGATATAAAGGCTTTGCATCAGGAGATGGTGCAATGTCGCGCGCAGAACGATCTGTCCGGCTATTACACCCGAAACCGTGCCATTCACGACAAGATCAACGAGGCCGCGCGCAACACGGCGCTGCGGCAAACCTACGTGTCGATCAATCGTCGTTTGCAGGCGCTGCGGTTTCGCTCCAACTTTCAGACGCCGAAGTGGGACAGCGCCATTCGCGAGCACGAGGAGATGATCGCGGCACTGGAAACGCGCGACGGCCCGCGCATGGCTGCCATTCTGCGCCGCCATCTGTTGGGCAAGCGCGATGCGGTGCTCGCGGAGCGCACCCTCACGACGGTCAAGCCTACTGTGCCGGCAAAGCGCCGCGCCAAAGACGCATAATGAATGCAAGTTGTGGTCGCCGTTTTGCTTCAAGTGCAGGGCGAGATCGGCGAGAAGGAAAGTTTTCCGGCCGACTGCGTGATTGACCTTCGCTCAGTCCAAGTACAAGCGGGTTTCTCGTCGACGCATCGTGCTGGGTGACGGCGCTTTATGCCTTCTGCCTGCCGCTCATCGTCATCAGTGGGATGTCCACAACGCCGCTCGTTTCGGTCCCGTCGTGCCGGAGGACCTTGTCAGCTCGACAGCTGGCGCAGGCTCCAGACCCGGCATTCTTGATTCGGCATTCAGCATGCAATCGACCCGAAGTGTCGCTGCCACCGTCATCGAACTGCCTTTCACCCGTCCCTTCGACTGGACCCGCTTGTGCGCCTTCATCGGCGGACGAGCGTCGGCGGGCGTCGAGACGGTCGAGGGCGGCGTGTATCGTCGCGCGATCGCATGGCGCGGCGAGGACGGAATCGTCGAGGTGAGGCCGCACGAGCGTAAGCATCGTCTGGTGGTTACGGTGCAGGGCGATGTTTGTCACCACGCCAACGAACTCGCGGAGCCGCTGTCGCGCATGTTCGACGTCGGCGCTGATCCGCGCGCGATCGGTCGCTGGCTGGCGCGCGATCCGCTGCTCGCGCCGCTCGTCGAGGCCGCGCCCGGCTTGCGTGTTCCGGGCGCCTGGTCCGGGTTCGAGCTCGTCGTGCGGACCATCGTCGGCCAGCAGGTAAGCGTGAAGGGCGCATCGACGATCATGGCGCGCATCGTTCAACGTGCCGGGCGGCGCATCGACGGTCATGTGCATGAAGGCACGGCCTGGCGGTTCCCGACGCCGGCGGAACTCGCCGCTGCCGATCTCGGCCAGATCGGCATGCCGGGCAAACGGGTCGAGACCGTGCAGCGGTTTGCGCAAGCCGTGGCCACGGGCGCACTACCGATCGATACGCCGGGGATCGATCGCGAGCACCTGAAACGTGAGCTGCTCGCCATGCCCGGCATCGGACCGTGGACCGTCGGTTATGTGGCGATGCGGGCGCTACGCGATCCCGACGCGTGGCCCGATGCCGACCTCGTGCTCATGCAGGCAATTGCGCGTCACGAGCCGTCGCTGACCACATCGGTCCAACAACGAGCGTACACCGATCGCTGGCGCCCCTGGCGTGCCTACGCCGCGATGCATCTGTGGAACCGCGTTGCCATGGAAGCCGGCCGCGCGCGAGGCGGATAGGTTTGCATGCGGTCGACTGTATGCCGCATGCCCGACGTTTGCATACCGAATGCAGTTCATGGTTCTGCGGCATTGTCGACCTATAGAGCGGCAGCAGCCTCCGGCACTCAGTTCACGAATGCCATGCAGGCGTATAGTCTGCGTGACGCACAACGGGAGAACACCATGAACGACGAGACGTGGCAGTACCAGGTGCGCATTCGCCTCAGTCCGTACTACGCGCAATTGGTGCGCAAAGAGCCTGGACATGCGGCGCTGTCACCGCTGAATGCGCTGATGAGCAAGCACGACGCGGTACTGAAATGCCAGTTCGACGCCTTCGCCGATTACGTGGCCGAAGCGGAACGCGAAGGCACGCAGCACTATCCGCTCTATCGATGGACGCGCGAAACGATCGAGAATCCCGCCAAGAAAGCGAAGTATCTCGAAGCCTTCACGCTGTATGTGGGTGGCGGCGAGCTATACGACAAAGCGATAGCCGATGCGCTCGAGGCCGATCTCATGCAGCTCAAGTCGAACTTCAGCGACGCCATCATCGACATTAGCAAACTCGATTCGAATCCGGCCCACAATCCGCAGCCGCCGTCGTACGGCAAAAATTGACGGAACCTGTGGTTCGTAAGCAGAGCACTGCGGGGGCTAGCGAGTTGCCCGCGCATCCAAGATGGCATCGACATCCATGCACGCCATGCGCTGCCGCGAGGTTCCGCATTGAAGCAACGGACGACACCGCAAAGTCAATAAATGGAGGGGAATTCGTAGCGAAGTCAGAGTTCGCATCGACGCCCACGACATCGCATGAAACAAGTTCGCGCGGGACATCGCCCCGTCGTTCTCCTATAGTCACCGCGTCGCCACACGCAACGCCAAGTGGCTCGCTTATCGAGGAGAACTACCGTGAACGACAAATCGAATCTCGCTGGCTCATTCTCCTCGAAGGCGGGCTTGCGCCGGCTGCTGATCGCCATCGCGACGACAGCGCTCGCACTATCGAGCGGTTCAGCTTTCGCGGGCTGGGCGCGCGGCGGCACGGCATATACCGGCCGCGGCGCGTATAGCGGCGCGCACGTGGGCGCGTGCGGCGGCGGAAGCTGTTCGCACGCAGGCGGTGTCATGAACCCGTGGGGCAGCGTCGCGACGAATTCCGGCACGGTGACGCGCACGGCCCCGGGCCAGTTCTCCAATTCGGGCACGGCCTACGGCCCCTATGGACGGTCCATGCAACACGCAGGCGACACGACATGCGCGGGCGGTTCGTGCTCGCATACCGGCAACTTGACCGGCCCGAACGGCAAAACCGCAACGACCGCGGATACCGTGATGCGTAGCGCACCGGGCCAGTACTCGTCCTCGGGCTCCGTAACGGGACCGAACGGGAACACATCCACGCACAGCGCATCGACGACTTGCGCCGGCTATACGTGCAACCGCTCGGGCACGATCGACACATCGAACGGCGGCACGATCACGCATGCGGGCAGCGCGACGAGCGTCGCGCAGGGCGTCGTCGTTACATCGAGCACGGTCACCGCCACCACGGGCACGCACAGCGCCACGGTCGTGTCAGGCGGCACCGTCACCGGCGGCACCACGGTCGTCGCGGTGCCGCCGCCCTCTTCGACGGTCGTCGTCGCTCCGCCGCCTTCGCCCACCACAGTCGTTGTGGCCGCGCCCTCGCCGCCGCAGCCGGTCGCGGTGTATGCCGCACCCGCGCCGCGTCCCGCTGTCTGGGTTCCGGGTCACTGGGTCGGAACCGTGTGGATTCCGGCTCACTGGGCCTGAATGCAAGATGCAATTGCGAACAAGGCAGTGCCGTCGGATGCACGCCTGGCGGTACACTGCGAGTCAACGCAGCTTTCGAACGGACTCGACATGCGTGAAGGCTTCCGCGGTATTCAAAATGCGAAGGCGGTTCGGCAATGACGCGGCCTCGCATGCCACGCTCGCACTTCGCGCGCGATCATGCGAGGCGAGTCGTGCACGACCTCACGTGGTCAGTCGGGCCGCTTGTCCTCGCATCGGCTCTCGCCATTGCGCTAGTCGTGTGGCTCGTCGATCCCGCGCCACCGCGATCCATCACCATCACGGCGGGGCCGACCGATAGCTCGCTGTATCAGATCGCCGGGGAGTATGCAAAGCTGCTGGCGCGTAACGGCGTCGCGCTGAAAGTGCTGCCGTCCGACGGCTCGGTGCAGAACGTCGAACGCCTGCTGGATGCGAAGGCTCATGTCGATCTCGGACTGGTGCAAGGCGGCATCGCCACACCGGAGCAAGCGTCGTCGCTAATGTCGCTTGGCAGCGTGGCTTACGTGCCCTTGGTCGTGTTCTATCGCGGCAAGGGCCTCACGCTGCTCTCGCAGCTGGAAGGCAAGCGCGTTGCCATCGGACGCGAAGGCAGCGGCACGCGCACGCTGTCGCTGAAGCTGCTCGAAGCGAATGGCATTACTCCCGGGGGCAGCACCGAACTGCTATCGACCGATGGGCTTCAGGCTGCCACGCAGCTCGTCAGCAAAGAGGCCGACGCAGTGTTCCTGAGCGGCGATTCGGCGACGCGCACGTTGATGCTGCGCCTCTTGAAGGTGCCCGGCATCTCGGTGATGGACTTCAATGAAGCGGACGCCTATACGCGCCTCTTTCCCTATCTCGACCAGATCGAGTTGCCGCCCGGCGTCCTCGATCTCGGCCGGCGCGTTCCGCCGCAAGCCGTGCATCTCATCAGCCCGACCGTCGAACTGGTGGCACGCACGAGCCTGCATCCGGCGTTGTCAGACTTGTTGATCGAAGCGGCGCAGGAAGTGCACGGCAAGGCGGGACTGTTGCAGCGCGCGGGTCAATTCCCGAGCCCGGTCGCGCACGAGTTCCCGATCAGTGAAGACGCGAGCCGCTATTACCGCTCCGGCAAGAGCTTCCTGTATCGCGCGCTGCCGTTCTGGCTGGCGAACGTGGCCGATCGCGCGCTGGTGTTGCTGCTGCCCGTGGCCGTGCTGATTTTTCCCGCGCTTCGACTCGTGCCGGCGTTGTATCGGTGGCGCGTGCGATCGCGCATCTATCGCTATTACGGCGCGCTCATCTCATTGGAGCGCGGCGCGATGCATCTTTCGAGCGATGACGAACGGCGCGCGCTACTTGTCGAACTGGACGACATCGAGGCTTCACTCGATACGCTGAAATTGCCGCTCGCCTATACGGATGCGCTTTATGTGCTTCGCGAGCACATCGGCTTCGTGCGCTCGCGATTGAGTACTGCGGGCAGACGAGACCAGCAGACCGTCTGACGCTGGCCGCGCATCGCATGAGCCGCGATCAACGCATCACTTGAAGCCCGCCACCGCGTGCGGCACATAAGGTGCTTCCAGTTGCGCGATCTCTTCGGGCGTCAAATTTAGCGACAACGCTGCGACTGCATCGCTCACATGATGAGGCTTCGAAGCGCCGATGATAGGCGCGGTCACCGGCGCTCGTTGCGCCACCCAGGCCAGCGCGACCTGAGCGCGCGGAACGTTGCGTGCCTTCGCCACGGCCGCCACTGCCTCGACTACCGCGCGATCGGCATCATGCGTCTGATAAAGCGTGCTGCCGAACGTATCTGTTTGCTGACGCTCGGAAGTCGCATCCCAATCGCGCGTGAGACGTCCTCGTGCAAGCGGACTCCACGGCAGTACGCCGATGCCCTGATCCGCGCATAGCGGCAACATCTCGCGTTCTTCTTCGCGATAGAGAAGGTTCAAGTGATTCTGCATCGTCTTGAACTCAGTCCAGCCATTTGCGCGCGACGTATAGAGTGCTTTGCTGAACTGCCACGCATACATCGACGATGCGCCGATATAGCGCGCTTTACCGGCCTTCACGACGTCATGCAATGCTTCGAGCGTCTCCTCGATGGGCGTCGTATAGTCCCAGCGATGGATCTGATAGAGATCCACGTAATCGGTCCCGAGCCGTCGCAGGCTATTGTCGATCTCGTTCATGATCGCCTTGCGCGACAGCCCTGCGCCATTGGGACCCGGCCGCATGCGATTGAATACCTTGGTCGCAATCACGATGTCATCGCGCGTGGTCATTTCGCGCAACGCGCGTCCGACGATTTCTTCCGACGTCCCGTCGGAATACGTATTGGCAGTGTCGAAGAAATTAATGCCTGCATCGAGCGCTTGCTGAATGATGGGACGGCTCTTCTCTTCATCGAGCGTCCAGGGATGCGTGCCGCGTTCGGGAATACCGAACGTCATGCAGCCAAGGCACAGGCGCGACACTTCCAGACCAGTTGTACCGAGTTTCACGTAGTCCATCGGGATATTCTCCTTGCGGTCGAATGAGTTTAGAAAGATGGCGTCATCGCGTGTGAGGCCAAGACAATGACATTAGCGCAGGTTGCAATGCGCTGCTTGCCGCGACCTTGTCGTCCACACAAAGGAGTCGGTCATTCGCACAAAGAAAAGTGCCCGCGCGGTGGCGGGCACTCAAAGCTACGCGAATTAGAAACGGTATCGAATCAGGACCTCACCGGCTCCCCTTCTTCCATGTCCTGCGGGCCCGATATGGTTTCGAGCGCCGTATCGTGATGCAGCAGCAACACCGCCGCCACGCCGATCAGCCCCGCCCCCGACAGACAGAGCAGGCCCGCGCCGAAGCCGCCCGTGCTGTCCTTGATCCAGCCCATCACATACGGACCGAAGAAGCCCGCCAGATTGCCGAGTGAATTGATAGCCGCGATGCCGCCCGCAGCCGCCGCGCCGGAAAGAAACGCAGCAGGCAAGGTCCAGATTACCGGCAGACAGCCGAAAATGCCGAAGCCCGCAATCGACAGCGCAATCATCTTGAGCACCGGATTATCGAGTCCGGCCGACGCTGCAATGCCTCCTGCGGCGACCAGGAGCGCGATCGCGACGTGCCAGCGTCGTTCGAGCTTGCGGTCCGAATGACGTCCCCACAGCACCATGCTGATGACGCCGACTGCATACGGCAGCGATGTTACGAAGCCGGTCTGTACGTTGCTCAAACCGAATGCCTTGACGATTTGCGGCAGGAAGAAGCTCAAACCATAGTTGGTTGCATTGGCGCCGAAATAGATCAACGCAATGGCCAGCACGCGACGGTTGAAGAGCGCCTCTTTGACGCTGAACGAATGCACTGCCTCGCGATGCGCGCGCTCGTGCGCCTGCCGGTCCACGAGCCACTGACGCTCGTCGTCGGCGAGCCAGTGCGCGTCCGCAGGCTTGTCCGTCAAATAGAAGTACACGACGAACGCGAGCAGCAGCGCGGGCAACGCCTCGATCAGATAGAGCCACTGCCAGCCCGCCATGCCATGGAGACCGTCCAGTTGCAGAAGCGCCCCGGAGATCGGTCCGCCGATCACCGTGGAGAGCGGAATCGCAGCCATGAAGTATCCCACCACGCGTCCGCGATATTTCGCCGGGAACCACAGCGTGAGCAAGAAGATGATACCGGGAAAGAAGCCCGCCTCGGCGACGCCCAGCAGAATGCGCAAGCCATAGAACACGTACGCATTGGACAAGCCGGTCGCTTGCGCGATGTGCGGAATATACGCCATCGCCGCCGCAAGGATGCCCCACGTGAACATGATGCGGGCGATCCACCGCCGCGCGCCGAAGCGTTCGAGCAAGAGATTGGACGGGACTTCGAAAAAGAAATACGCGATGAAGAAGATGCCCGCGCCGAACCCGAATGCGCTCGCTGAGAAGCCGAGCGCCTTGTTCATCTGCAATGCAGCAAAGCCGACGTTGACGCGATCCAGATAGGCAACGAAGTAACACACGATCAGGAACGGAACGAGCCGTACCATCACGTGCTTCATGGTGCGAGTTTCAAGGTCCATCAATATCTCCTCCGAATGGGCAAGCGGCAGGTCGTTGATTTAGGTTACGACTTGCCAGCCTACTCTTTACAGAGGAAGTACAGAACTGGTGTTTAGCCTGTGCTGAAGAGGCGATCACACGCTTCGCGGGGGTCGACTGCCGCCTTTTTAAGGCATTTATGCGACCGGTAACATACCGGCGTACTCCGGTTCCGGTAATCCTTGCACACCGGGGCGCAAAACGAAGATGCAACCATCGTCGTCGGTCGCGTTGACGGCTGGACGAATCGACGTGACGTAGAGCGTCGAGAGGTCGCCGCCGCCGAACGCACACATCGCCGGCTTGACCGCGGGCAAGGCGATGGAGCGGTCCAGCTTGCCCTCTGGCGTGAAGCGCAGCAGGCGGCCCGCATCGTTGGCGCACGTCCAGTAACAGCCGTCCGCGTCGACAGCGGCGCCGTCGGGACGCCCCGCGTGATGATGCAGATCGGCGAACACGCGACGATTGTGCGGCGTGCCGGTGGCGACGTCGTAATCGAAGGCCCAGATCAGGCGCCGCGTCGGGTGGGAGTCGGACAGGTACATCGTGGCGCCGTCCGGCGAGAACGCGAGCCCGTTCTGCGTGACGAGACCATCGACGACCGGCTCGGACAACACGCCGTCCGCGCCATAGCGATAGAGCGCACCCGCCGGGCTGGCGAGCGACATGTCCTGCACCATCGTGCCCGCCCAGAAACGCCCTTGCCGGTCGCAGCGCCCATCGTTGAAACGCATGCCGGGCGCGGCGAAACGGGGCGCGGCAAGGCGCGTAACCCGAACTCCGCCTGCATGTTCCAGCGCCACCGCGTGGAGGCCGCTTTCCATGCCGGCGACGATCGCGCCCGCGGCATTGAATGCAAAACACGCGATCTGCTCCGGAAGCGTCCAGTCGGCGCGCCGCCCGCTTTCGACGTGCAGCCGCACGATGCGTCGGTCCGGGATGTCTACAAAATACAACGCGCAGTCTTTTGAATGCCAGACCGGGCACTCCCCGACCGTCGCGCGCCCGGCCGCCTCCAGCCGCTCGACGCGCGGCGCAGCGCTCATTGGCGGCGCTCCATCGGCTCGCCGAGAACGAACGCGCCGCCCTGAAA
This sequence is a window from Caballeronia sp. M1242. Protein-coding genes within it:
- a CDS encoding GntR family transcriptional regulator, translating into MQNLDIPESRLPSALLPKLERLRLHDTVVDNLRGFIVEGLLAPGVKLNERTLCEKLGISRTPLREALKVLAAEGLIEIAPNRGASVAQMSDLEIREMFELMSGLEAFSGELACERITPAEIADIKALHQEMVQCRAQNDLSGYYTRNRAIHDKINEAARNTALRQTYVSINRRLQALRFRSNFQTPKWDSAIREHEEMIAALETRDGPRMAAILRRHLLGKRDAVLAERTLTTVKPTVPAKRRAKDA
- a CDS encoding DNA-3-methyladenine glycosylase — translated: MQSTRSVAATVIELPFTRPFDWTRLCAFIGGRASAGVETVEGGVYRRAIAWRGEDGIVEVRPHERKHRLVVTVQGDVCHHANELAEPLSRMFDVGADPRAIGRWLARDPLLAPLVEAAPGLRVPGAWSGFELVVRTIVGQQVSVKGASTIMARIVQRAGRRIDGHVHEGTAWRFPTPAELAAADLGQIGMPGKRVETVQRFAQAVATGALPIDTPGIDREHLKRELLAMPGIGPWTVGYVAMRALRDPDAWPDADLVLMQAIARHEPSLTTSVQQRAYTDRWRPWRAYAAMHLWNRVAMEAGRARGG
- a CDS encoding alanine--glyoxylate aminotransferase family protein, yielding MLTLDFHPAGRHFLQIPGPSPVPDRILRAMSYPTIDHRGPEFGALGLKVLDGIKRIFKTTQPVVIYPASGTGAWEAALSNTLSPGDAVLMYETGHFASLWKKMAEKLGLKPEFLGLPGIEGWRRGVQPDVIEKRLREDTQHAIKAVCVVHNETSTGVTSDIAAVRRAMDAAGHPALLLVDTISGLASADYRHDEWGVDVTVSGSQKGLMLPPGISFNAVSQKALEASNEAKLPRAFWDWKEIIEMNKQGYWPYTPNTNLLYGLLEALDMILGEGLDNVFARHQRLAAACRSAVTAWGLEIQCADPAVYSPVLTGVMMPEGVDADSVRKLIYEHFDMSLGTGLGKLRGRMFRIGHLGDCNDLTLMAALTGCEMGLNLAGVPLKDSGVAAAMSHLTSHIAKPELKVAA
- a CDS encoding FAD-binding and (Fe-S)-binding domain-containing protein encodes the protein MLNSTTDRLVKPIHLVPASARARVASAPTPLQARLQRELKGDVLFDRASRGRYATDASIYQIMPVGVVVPRDQDDLRVALDIARAQGASVLARGAGTSQCGQTVGEALVIDTTKWLNNIVRFDKDARTVTVEPGVVLDHLNAWLRPHGLWFPVDVSTSAQCTIGGMAGNNSCGSRSMEYGIMVHNVESIDAILADGHEARFGKLSAMQFDARMRDLIDGVRSIATREHDELRERVPKVLRRVAGYNLDLFDCQSPLPFSDGEPNLANLLVGSEGTLAFSRQLTLKLSPIPAHKTLGVVNFPSFYDAMDMTQHIVKLGPVAVELVDRTMIDLAMSNPSFRPVIEKALVGNPEAVLLVEFAGADRDMQLMKLAQQVELMGDLGLPGSVVQMPDAGPQKALWEVRKAGLNIMMSMKGDGKPVSFIEDCAVPLEHLAHYTSRLTDVFRKHGTEGTWYAHASVGTLHVRPILDMRRDGALKMRAIAEEAAAMVREYKGAYSGEHGDGLCRGEWVAWQYGPRINEAFRDIKRLFDPDNRMSPDRIVAPPKMDDATLFRFPPAYRERETTTQLDWSAWNVTRDPSTGIEGVAGSGGDRTGGLAKAVEMCNNNGHCRKFDAGTMCPSYRITKDEQHVTRGRANTLRLALSGQLGEDGEGLASQEVKDALDLCVSCKGCKRDCPTGVDMARMKIEARAAWTARHGLRLRERLIAYLPRYAPFVSRMPWLGNALERNVPSAARWLKVRLGLAPQRAFPRIKKPFLNAAASERVVPATKEVLLFVDTFNNYMEPENARAAQRVLQAAGYTVHLNTKAGERPLCCGRTFLAAGLVEEAKAEARRALDTLLPYVERGVAIVGLEPSCLLSLRDEFLGYGYGDAANKVSEASFLFEEFLVQERAAGRFELALKPLDKRKALLHGHCHQKAFDAVRPVETVLAWIPELDVTTIESSCCGMAGSFGYEAEHYEASQAMGELSLLPAVRKARDAQDGIIVADGTSCRHQISDGAQTEAWHVARVLERALA
- a CDS encoding 2-keto-4-pentenoate hydratase, with the protein product MSARFDAAAAARLLVQAKAHRAKLDTLPEGARPTSADEAYAVQEATLCAVGAGVADAGHAGVIGGWKVGAKSTDGPIQAALLPADGVHRSGARLSMQAFGKAALELEVAFTFNRRFEAGSGPYDDAQVLAAIDCIHSAIEVVASRFAGWPDVDKLWQLADLQNHGALVLGEGVPYDESFPFVSPTMAFTYDGRPLFDATPANPAGDPRRLLAWTINHAVSCGLAVEKGVAITAGSYTGMAFPDRPGTAIGAIDGLPPVQLHFE